DNA sequence from the Pseudomonas tritici genome:
CAGCCTGCTGGCGCTGTTTTTCCTGTTGCCACTGCTGCTGGTCTACGGCGTGTCATTTGTTTCCCCGGTGTTTATCGAGCGCTACTTGACGGTATACGCCTTGGGCTTGCCGGTTCTTGTGGCGATGGCTATCGACCGCCTGCCGTCGCGGTTTTCACTGCTGGGGGTGGCGCTGTTTGTGCTGTTTGTCGGCGTCGAACTGGTGGGGTTGAAGAACAACTTTGCCGTGGATGAACACGACCAGTTCAACGTGCCGGTGGAGTTCGTCAACCGCAACTACCAGGAAGACGACCGCATCGTCCTCAGCGACATGATGTGGTACCTCAGCTACGTGTATTACGACCAGACCGACGCCCAATTGCAGCTCTACACCCCGCCCAAACCGGACGGCACGCCTACTCGGCCGAATGCGTATGGCTTCGGTACCTTGGTAGACCAGGACGGCGGGCGCATCTATCTCGACCGCCTGTCAGCACTGCCCGCCGAGACCCGGCGCGTGTGGTTGATCAGCAGCAACGAAGCGCCGGATGAATTCGCGCCGCTGCCCGTCGGCTGGCGCGAACTCAGTCGCCAGGATGGCGGCGGTGCCAGGGCGCGGTTGTTTGTGTTGTGCAACGTACCGTCGGCGCAACCCGAGGGCTGTCGCTAGACTGGGTTAATTCTTTTCTTTCAGGAGCCCGTCATGGAATCGCCCGTGCATAGTTTGCCGTCATTGTTCAAACAGCTGGGTCTGGAGAATGACCCGGTGAGTATTGAGCGGTTCGTGGCGGTTCATTCGCCGCTCAACCCGGAGTTGAAATTGGCGGATGCGTTCTTTTGGACGGACAGCCAAAGGGCGTTTTTGCGCGAGGAGATTCTGGAGGATGCGGATTGGGCGGTGGTGGTGGATGAGTTGAATCTGATGTTGCGGGGTGGACGAGGGGTTTAAGCCAGACAGTAAGCTTGAAGCCAGCCCGGTCTAAACGTGGGAGCTGGCTTGCCTGCGATAGCGGAGTGTCAGTCGACATCTACCTCGACTCGACCACCGCCATCGCAGGCAAGCCAGCTCCCACGTGTGTTTTGCAGCGACTCAAATGACTCGCCCGCGCTCAAGCCCGCTTTCTCCATCCCCAGCCCCCACCACCCATCCGCTAAATTGTTTCAAAACTTGACGATGGTGGCTTCATCTACCATATTGATAGTTAGCAAACTAACTGTATGCGAACTATCCAGTGCCTCAATCTCTCGAACAACTCCAGATGAACCTGAGCAGCAGCATGGTGGTGGGCGCCCGTCACTGGCGCAAAATCTGCCAGACCACGCTGGTGAGCTACGGCATCTCCGAAGCCTGCGCCGTGCCGCTCTTGATGATCGGCCGCTTGGGCGATGGCGTGCACCAGGTCAAAGTGGCCCAGGCCTCGGGCATGGAAAGCCCGTCGCTGGTGCGCCTGCTCGACCGGCTGTGCACAGACGGCTATGTGTGCCGCACAGAAGACGTCCACGACCGTCGCGCCAAGTCCTTGAGCCTCACCGAGCGCGGCCGTGAGCTGGTGCAAGCGGTGGAGGCGCAATTGGTGCGTCTGCGTAAGGACGTACTGGCGGATATCGCCCCCAACGATCTGGAAGCCGCGCTGCGGGTATTGCGCGCCTTCGAGGCGGCGACGCTTTGAACGGATTTTTTACCGGTTTCCCGCCCGCCCGTGACTGGTTCTATGGGGTGCGTACCTTCGCGGCGTCGATGATCGCGTTATACATCGCCATGCTTATGCAAATGCCGCGTCCGTATTGGGCGATGGCCACCGTGTATATCGTGTCCAGCCCGTTTGTCGGCCCTACCAGTTCCAAGGCGTTGTACCGCGCCATCGGCACCTTCATGGGCGCGGCGGCGGCGGTGATTTTCGTGCCGATGTTCGTGCAGTCGCCTTATATGTTGGTGGTGGTGATTGCCTTGTGGACGGGCACGTTGCTGTTTCTGTCCATGCACCTGCGCACCGCCAACAACTACGCGTTGATGCTGGCCGGCTACACCTTGCCGCTGATCGCCTTGCCGGTGGTGGATAACCCCCTGGCTGTGTGGGATGTGGCCGAAGCGCGTACCGAAGAAATCTTCCTCGGCATCGTCGTCGCGGCGGTAGTGGGCGCGATGTTCTGGCCGCGCCGTCTCATGCCGGTGTTCGATGGCTCGGTGACCAAGTGGTTTGCCGACGCC
Encoded proteins:
- a CDS encoding DUF2789 domain-containing protein, with product MESPVHSLPSLFKQLGLENDPVSIERFVAVHSPLNPELKLADAFFWTDSQRAFLREEILEDADWAVVVDELNLMLRGGRGV
- a CDS encoding MarR family winged helix-turn-helix transcriptional regulator; amino-acid sequence: MNLSSSMVVGARHWRKICQTTLVSYGISEACAVPLLMIGRLGDGVHQVKVAQASGMESPSLVRLLDRLCTDGYVCRTEDVHDRRAKSLSLTERGRELVQAVEAQLVRLRKDVLADIAPNDLEAALRVLRAFEAATL